In the Solibacillus sp. FSL K6-1523 genome, one interval contains:
- a CDS encoding GNAT family N-acetyltransferase, producing the protein MKVLENEVVKLVPINTEHIDGIYKTAQFPEIWEHLSVTLFDLESVVQYVEDGIKKREAKTDFQFVIIDAQTNEVIGSTTFMDISMAHKCLEIGSTWLTPAYWRSNINTNCKFLLLQHGFEELGLNRIQIKTGHENIRSQKAIERLGAVKEGILRNHMIRKEGTIRHTVMYSITIEEWPEMKKRFLAELL; encoded by the coding sequence ATGAAAGTCTTAGAAAATGAAGTTGTGAAATTAGTACCAATTAACACTGAGCATATTGACGGAATATATAAAACAGCGCAGTTTCCTGAAATTTGGGAGCATTTGTCGGTAACATTATTTGACCTGGAAAGTGTTGTTCAATATGTAGAAGACGGTATAAAAAAGCGAGAAGCGAAAACCGATTTTCAATTCGTCATTATTGATGCACAAACAAATGAAGTAATTGGTTCGACTACTTTTATGGATATTTCAATGGCACATAAATGCCTCGAAATCGGCTCTACTTGGCTCACACCTGCATATTGGCGTTCAAACATAAATACAAACTGCAAATTTTTATTATTGCAACATGGTTTTGAAGAACTTGGTTTAAATCGCATTCAAATTAAAACAGGTCATGAAAATATCCGCTCGCAAAAAGCGATCGAGCGTCTAGGTGCCGTAAAAGAGGGCATTTTACGCAACCATATGATTCGAAAAGAAGGCACGATTCGCCATACTGTAATGTACAGTATTACAATTGAAGAATGGCCGGAAATGAAAAAACGTTTCTTGGCTGAGCTTTTATAA
- a CDS encoding AraC family transcriptional regulator — translation MQLTIEELPESRIAYFRNVGAYGEKQNKELMESFKRWAQLNGLFENSIILGIPQDNPEVTPKAECRYDVCVVIDKVFQVEEPAQVGTFAGGKYAIFLLDHTKEAVSEFWGTIFSEIDKNNLAVREQPIIERYTSTMIANHLCEILVPVQ, via the coding sequence ATGCAATTAACTATTGAAGAATTACCTGAATCAAGGATTGCTTATTTCCGTAACGTTGGAGCGTACGGTGAAAAGCAAAATAAAGAATTAATGGAGTCATTTAAAAGATGGGCACAGTTGAATGGGTTATTTGAGAATTCTATAATTTTAGGTATCCCACAAGATAACCCAGAGGTGACCCCTAAAGCAGAATGTCGTTATGATGTTTGCGTTGTAATAGATAAAGTTTTTCAAGTGGAAGAACCTGCTCAAGTTGGTACTTTTGCTGGCGGGAAATATGCTATTTTCTTGCTTGACCATACAAAAGAGGCAGTTAGCGAATTTTGGGGCACTATCTTTTCTGAAATAGATAAAAATAATTTAGCCGTCAGAGAACAACCCATTATTGAAAGATATACTTCTACAATGATCGCTAACCATTTGTGTGAAATATTAGTCCCTGTACAGTAA